A section of the Drosophila subobscura isolate 14011-0131.10 chromosome A, UCBerk_Dsub_1.0, whole genome shotgun sequence genome encodes:
- the LOC117903691 gene encoding acyl-CoA Delta(11) desaturase-like — translation MDNANCGLSMPPNIKAQAKTVTEVTVDSAEMQPHAADAVDAGKEEPATSNTSATSTGVLFESDEGNECFQKCADGRKVTLVWRNILAFGYLHLAALYGLYLLITSAKWATIGFALVLYLCSGLGITAGAHRLWAHRSYKAKWPLRLMLVIFNTIAFQDAAYHWARDHRVHHKFSETDADPHNATRGFFFSHVGWLLCKKHPEVKAKGQGIDLSDLRADPILMFQKRYYLYLMPFACFLFPTMIPIYFWDESLMNAWFVATMFRWCFILNVTWLVNSAAHKFGGRPYDRFISPTQNISVAVLAFGEGWHNYHHVFPWDYKTAELGFYTLNFTTFFIDCFAKIGWAYDLKTVSPAIIEKRVKRTGDGTHATWGWGDSDQPKEEMEDALIIRQKAD, via the exons ATGGATAACG caaattgTGGATTAAGCATGCCGCCAAACATCAAGGCGCAGGCAAAAACAGTAACAGAGGTAACCGTCGATTCAGCAGAGATGCAGCCGCATGCAGCAGATGCCGTAGATGCTGGCAAGGAGgagccagccaccagcaacaccagcGCCACCAGCACTGGCGTGCTATTCGAGTCAGATGAGGGGAACGAGTGCTTCCAGAAGTGTGCCGACGGCCGCAAAGTGACGCTCGTGTGGCGCAATATCCTGGCCTTTGGCTACTTGCACTTGGCCGCCCTCTATGGCCTCTATCTGTTGATTACTTCGGCCAAATGGGCAACAATTGGTTTTGCCTTGGTGCTGTATTTGTGCTCCGGACTTGGCATCACTGCTGGCGCCCATCGCCTGTGGGCCCATCGCTCCTACAAGGCCAAGTGGCCACTGCGCTTGATGTTGGTCATCTTCAATACGATTGCCTTCCAGGACGCCGCCTATCACTGGGCCCGTGACCATCGCGTGCACCACAAGTTCTCGGAGACAGACGCCGATCCACACAATGCCACACgtggcttcttcttttcaCACGTTGGATGGCTGCTCTGCAAGAAGCATCCGGAGGTAAAGGCCAAGGGCCAGGGCATCGACCTATCCGACTTGCGTGCCGATCCCATACTCATGTTTCAGAAGCG CTACTATCTGTACCTGATGCCATTCGCTTGCTTCCTGTTTCCCACCATGATACCGATTTACTTTTGGGATGAGTCGCTCATGAACGCCTGGTTCGTGGCCACCATGTTCCGTTGGTGCTTCATCTTGAACGTCACCTGGCTCGTCAACAGTGCTGCCCACAAGTTTGGTGGCCGCCCCTATGACCG CTTCATCAGCCCCACGCAGAACATATCCGTGGCTGTTTTGGCCTTTGGCGAGGGTTGGCACAACTATCATCATGTTTTCCCCTGGGACTACAAGACGGCTGAACTTGGCTTCTACACCTTGAACTTTACCACTTTCTTCATTGATTGCTTTGCAAAGATTGGCTGGGCCTATGACCTGAAGACCGTCTCCCCGGCCATCATCGAGAAGCGTGTGAAGCGCACCGGCGACGGCACTCACGCCACCTGGGGTTGGGGCGACAGCGATCAGCCAAAGGAGGAGATGGAAGACGCGCTTATTATACGCCAAAAAGCAGATTAG
- the LOC117903690 gene encoding LOW QUALITY PROTEIN: high mobility group protein DSP1 (The sequence of the model RefSeq protein was modified relative to this genomic sequence to represent the inferred CDS: deleted 2 bases in 1 codon), with product MDHFHQIQQTIQHYQQQLAAQQQQQVQQQQLQQHQVVVQQNQQQAHQNSSNTAAGVGTQQLFTYKMASSFPNPATTMAQVVATSNAAGTTGYDYRLNMAQAAAAAAVPGSQWWYSAANQGQVDANTAAQLQQQQQQQQQQQQQQQHQQQQQMQQQQQQQNVINSASPMVRGGKADAKPRGRMTAYAYFVQTCREEHKKKHPDETVIFAEFSRKCAERWKTMVDKEKKRFHEMAEKDKQRYEAEMQNYVPPKGTVVGRGKKRKQIKDPNAPKRSLSAFFWFCNDERNKVKALNPEYGVGDIAKELGRKWSDVDPEVKQKYESMAERDKARYEREMTEYKTSGKIAMSAPSMQASMQAQAQKAALLAAAVQQQQQHQLDEQHDDDDGDGDDDENQ from the exons ATGGATCACTTTCATCAAATACAG CAAACCATTCAACACTATCAGCAGCAACTGGCtgcgcagcaacaacaacaagtacaacagcaacagttgcaacagcacCAAGTGGTGGTacagcagaatcagcagcaggcgcatCAGAATAGCTCCAACACCGCTGCCGGTGTTGGCACCCAACAGCTGTTCACATATAAAATGGCCAGCAGTTTCCCGAATCCAGCCACGACGATGGCCCAGGTTGTGGCCACGTCGAACGCTGCCGGCACCACAGGCTATGACTATCGCCTGAATATGGCACAGGCTGCGGCGGCCGCAGCagtgcccggctctcagtggTGGTATTCGGCCGCCAATCAGGGCCAAGTGGATGCCAACACAGCTgcccaactgcagcagcagcagcagcaacaacagcaacagcagcagcaacaacagcaccagcagcaacaacagatgcaacagcagcaacagcaacagaatgtAATCAATTCGGCG AGTCCAATGGTCCGAGGTGGAAAGGCCGATGCAAAACCCAGGGGCCGAATGACTGCATACGCATACTTTGTACAAACCTGCCGGGAggagcacaaaaagaaacatcCCGATGAAACCGTGATATTTGCCGAA TTTTCGCGCAAGTGTGCCGAACGGTGGAAG ACAATGGTGGATAAGGAGAAGAAGCGTTTCCATGAAATGGCCGAGAAGGACAAGCAGCGCTATGAGGCTGAGATGCAAAACTATGTGCCACCCAAGGGCACTGTTGTGGGACGTGGCAAGAAGAGGAAACAGATCAAGGACCCCAATGCACCGAAACGTTCATT GTCTGCGTTCTTTTGGTTCTGCAATGATGAGAGAAATAAGGTGAAGGCCCTGAATCCAGAATACGGTGTTGGCGACATTGCCAAGGAGCTGGGGCGCAAATGGTCCGATGTTGACCCCGAGGTTAAGCAGAAGTACGAGTCGATGGCCGAGCGAGACAAGGCACGCTATGAACGG GAAATGACCGAATACAAGACAAGCGGGAAGATAGCCATGTCCGCACCATCGATGCAAGCGTCGatgcaggcgcaggcacagaaGGCCGCGTTACTGGCCGCcgccgtgcagcagcagcagcagcatcaactgGACGAGCAgcacgacgacgatgacggcgatggtgatgatgatgagaacCAATAG
- the LOC117903692 gene encoding uncharacterized protein LOC117903692: MQPENIDDMDSSSSSSSSSSSTSETESEHEERKRRLSPRVAERARYESELEVLSSQPMDQPCSQSTMLPSPARASPEDVDVEISQPESNSSVGGPIRLTVRATVHHALDWSPTAKRRSAHKRKADSNGDTVAQ; the protein is encoded by the exons ATGCAGCCGGAAAATATTGACGATATggacagctccagctccagctccagctccagctccagcacttCCGAAACCGAAAG CGAGCACGAGGAGCGCAAACGCCGCCTCAGCCCTCGAGTAGCCGAACGTGCCCGCTACGAGAGCGAGCTGGAGGTCTTGTCCTCGCAGCCCATGGATCAACCATGCAGCCAATCAACCATGCTGCCGTCGCCGGCTCGTGCCTCGCctgaggatgtggatgtggaaatCTCACAGCCTGAAAGCAATAGTTCTGTTGGTGGGCCCATTCGACTGACAGTCCGTGCAACCGTACATCATGCCCTCGACTGGAGTCCTACCGCCAAGCGTCGGTCTGCACATAAGCGCAAAGCTGACAGCAACGGCGATACAGTCGCGCAATAG